The following DNA comes from Gemmatimonadota bacterium.
TTTCGTCTGATGTTCTTTCGGCGTCCATCAATGGACCGGTCCCCGCGTTGTTGACCAGCACGTCGATCTTCCCAAAGGTGGCCGTCGTCTGGTCGACCATCCGCTGGCAATCTTCGGTGATGGCCACATCCCCGGTAACGGCCAAAGCTCGTCCGCCCGTAGCCTCTATGACGGAAACGACTTCATCCAGCGGAGCCTTCCTGCGCCCCGTGACGCAAACGGCCGCGCCTTCCTCGGCAAAGAGTCTCGCCGTAGCGGCCCCGATCCCCGTTCCGCCGCCCGTAATGAGCGCGACGCGACCTTCCAGTTTCAATGCCGGCTCTCCCGGAGTGTGTGCTCGGTCATTGCGCCCTCGGCCAGTGCGCCGTCGATCAGCTCGCCGCCGGTCAGCGCACCTTCTCCGAAGATTACGGGGAAGGTCTCTCCCGTCTTGACCGCCCGCGTGGACGCGTCCATGTACGCGATGCTGAATGCCCGGCGGGGCTTGCCGGTGGAATTGCGGGCCGACCGGTGCAGGAGCAGGTTGTTCAGCAAAATGGCCTCGCCCGCCTCGGCTTCCATGTAGATACAGTCTTCATCGCGTGCGTATCTGGCCTGGTCCTCCTCCGTTGGGAAGTGCATCTCGTTGATCACGCCGTGCTTGTGGCTGCCGGGCACGACCTGCATGCAGCCGTTTTCCACCGTCGCCGAATCAAGGGCGGTCCAGATGGTCGTCTCCGGATTCGCATCCAGCCCCCACCCGATGCCGACGTCCTGGTGCCAGGGGAGATGGGTGCCGTGCTCGGCCGGTTTGTTCATGAACATGGCCCGGAAGATGGAGACGTTCGGACCGATCAGGGCCTCCGTGACCTCCCGGAAAAACGGATGCTGCATGTATCCA
Coding sequences within:
- a CDS encoding phytanoyl-CoA dioxygenase family protein — encoded protein: MSISCVIRLLNSFIDRKQRFQMAIHNFGMSELARFAEEGYLRLGRVGSDEHLRAMRDRIDDIMLGKVRYEGMPMQRDTDTGEYGQLPTRTFEESEETLAYRRIDDLQLDPLYLGYMQHPFFREVTEALIGPNVSIFRAMFMNKPAEHGTHLPWHQDVGIGWGLDANPETTIWTALDSATVENGCMQVVPGSHKHGVINEMHFPTEEDQARYARDEDCIYMEAEAGEAILLNNLLLHRSARNSTGKPRRAFSIAYMDASTRAVKTGETFPVIFGEGALTGGELIDGALAEGAMTEHTLRESRH